One Mesorhizobium sp. WSM2240 DNA window includes the following coding sequences:
- a CDS encoding substrate-binding domain-containing protein, which produces MSFMRQVFVAAAIVLGSMIGLANAQEFITVASTTSTEQSGLFGHILPHFQEKSGIEVRVIAQGTGQALETGRRGDADVVFVHAKAAEEEFVAEGSGVERQEVMYNDFVIVGPGEDPAGIKGGNDAVAALKKISEAGATFASRGDDSGTHKAELALWKQAGIEPSGDWYRELGTGMGPTLNTSAQMPAYTLTDRATWLSFENKGPLQVVVEGDAKLFNQYGVILVNPEKHPHVKAEQGQAFIDWLISAEGQKAIAEYKINGQQLFFPNAAGS; this is translated from the coding sequence ATGAGCTTCATGAGACAGGTCTTTGTCGCGGCCGCGATCGTCCTGGGATCGATGATCGGCCTGGCCAACGCCCAGGAATTCATCACCGTGGCGTCGACGACGTCCACCGAGCAGTCGGGGCTGTTCGGTCACATCCTTCCGCACTTTCAGGAAAAATCCGGCATCGAAGTCCGGGTGATCGCCCAAGGCACGGGTCAGGCGCTGGAGACCGGGCGGCGCGGCGACGCCGACGTGGTGTTCGTGCACGCGAAGGCAGCCGAGGAGGAATTCGTGGCGGAAGGCTCCGGCGTCGAGCGCCAGGAGGTCATGTACAATGATTTCGTCATCGTCGGGCCTGGCGAAGATCCTGCGGGCATCAAGGGCGGCAACGATGCCGTGGCCGCACTGAAGAAAATCTCCGAGGCTGGCGCGACGTTTGCCTCGCGTGGGGATGATTCCGGCACGCACAAGGCCGAACTGGCGCTCTGGAAGCAGGCGGGGATAGAGCCTTCGGGCGACTGGTACCGCGAGCTCGGCACTGGGATGGGCCCCACGCTCAACACCTCTGCGCAGATGCCCGCCTACACCCTGACTGATCGCGCAACATGGCTGTCATTCGAAAACAAGGGACCCCTCCAAGTGGTTGTCGAGGGAGACGCCAAACTGTTCAATCAGTACGGCGTCATCCTCGTGAATCCTGAGAAGCATCCGCATGTGAAGGCGGAGCAGGGCCAGGCCTTCATCGACTGGCTGATCTCGGCCGAAGGTCAGAAGGCGATTGCCGAGTACAAGATCAACGGTCAGCAGCTCTTCTTTCCGAATGCGGCCGGAAGCTGA
- a CDS encoding ABC transporter permease, with amino-acid sequence MQQENAFTTAVSLILSGDAVLGEIVVLSLTVTLTALLVSAIVGLPAGAALALARFPGRSFLVVTFNALMGLPPVVAGLVVYLMLSRSGPLGWFGILFTPSAMIVAQTLLITPIIVSLTRQVIEDLWGEYEEQLRSLGSSRFQAIPTLLWDGRFSLITAILAGFGRASAEVGAILIVGGNIAGHTRTMTTAIALETSRGDLALALGLGIILLAITLSLNAAAYVTGRLALKAAG; translated from the coding sequence ATGCAGCAGGAAAACGCCTTCACGACCGCAGTGAGTCTCATCCTGAGCGGCGACGCCGTTCTGGGTGAAATCGTGGTTCTGTCGCTGACGGTCACATTGACGGCGCTGCTCGTCTCGGCCATCGTTGGGCTTCCCGCCGGCGCTGCGCTGGCGCTTGCGCGCTTCCCCGGGCGATCCTTCCTCGTCGTAACCTTCAACGCACTGATGGGGTTGCCGCCGGTTGTTGCCGGGCTTGTCGTTTATCTGATGTTGTCGCGTTCCGGCCCGCTCGGCTGGTTCGGCATCCTGTTCACCCCGTCGGCAATGATTGTGGCGCAAACGCTCCTGATCACGCCGATCATCGTCTCGCTGACGCGCCAGGTCATTGAGGATTTATGGGGCGAGTATGAGGAGCAGCTGCGCTCGCTTGGTTCTTCCCGGTTCCAGGCGATCCCGACACTCCTGTGGGACGGCCGTTTCAGCCTGATCACGGCGATACTGGCTGGTTTCGGCCGCGCCAGCGCCGAGGTGGGAGCGATCCTGATCGTCGGCGGCAATATCGCCGGCCACACCCGCACGATGACGACAGCGATCGCGCTGGAGACAAGTCGTGGCGATCTCGCCTTGGCACTTGGACTCGGCATCATTCTGCTGGCCATTACCCTGTCCCTCAACGCGGCCGCTTATGTGACCGGACGCCTGGCTCTGAAGGCGGCGGGGTGA
- a CDS encoding helix-turn-helix transcriptional regulator, with product MNWMEYLTTSEVAAYLRVKERTVYDLVARKAIPCSRVTGKLIFPRRLIDRWLDANVHLVESAVLSPPPIFGGSSDPLLEWALRESHCGLATLFEGSSAGLKRFAEAQAFAVGVHLRNPEDDDFNIAAVRSLAGVHDVLLIEWAEREQGLVVARGNPLNLRQLRDVVDKHARFVVRQEGAGGHLLFNVLLAGEQVDSSGLLHSERPALTEADVASAVADGEADCGLAVGSVARRFGLDFVPLQRERFDVACRRRDYFEPPLQKLFEFTRTQAFAEKARQLGHYGVECTGTVRFNA from the coding sequence ATGAACTGGATGGAATATCTAACGACGTCCGAGGTCGCAGCCTATCTGCGCGTGAAGGAGCGAACCGTCTATGACCTGGTGGCGCGCAAGGCGATCCCGTGCTCCAGGGTGACCGGGAAGCTGATTTTCCCGCGGCGTCTGATCGACCGCTGGCTCGATGCGAACGTTCATCTCGTGGAGAGTGCCGTTCTCTCTCCGCCGCCGATTTTCGGCGGATCGAGCGATCCTCTCCTTGAATGGGCGCTGAGGGAATCCCACTGCGGGCTTGCCACGCTCTTCGAAGGGAGCAGCGCCGGGCTGAAGCGCTTCGCCGAGGCGCAGGCGTTCGCAGTCGGAGTGCACCTCAGGAATCCCGAGGACGATGATTTCAACATCGCGGCGGTCAGATCCCTGGCCGGAGTTCACGACGTGCTGCTCATCGAGTGGGCGGAGCGCGAACAAGGGCTTGTGGTTGCACGCGGAAACCCGTTGAACCTACGCCAACTGCGCGATGTCGTCGACAAGCACGCCCGGTTTGTCGTTCGCCAGGAAGGCGCGGGAGGACATCTGCTGTTCAACGTCCTGCTTGCAGGGGAACAGGTTGATTCCTCAGGCTTGCTCCACTCTGAGCGACCGGCGTTGACCGAAGCGGATGTTGCTTCCGCAGTGGCCGACGGAGAGGCGGATTGTGGCCTAGCCGTCGGCTCGGTCGCACGGCGCTTCGGGCTAGATTTCGTGCCGCTCCAGCGAGAGCGTTTCGACGTCGCGTGTCGCAGGCGCGACTATTTCGAACCGCCCCTCCAAAAGCTGTTCGAGTTTACGCGAACGCAGGCATTCGCCGAAAAGGCCAGGCAGTTGGGGCACTACGGGGTTGAATGTACCGGAACCGTTCGGTTCAACGCGTAG
- a CDS encoding phosphate ABC transporter ATP-binding protein, with protein MHGGFSILPLRVDQLTYSVHGRALVDDVSFEIARASRTIIMGPNGAGKSLTLRLCHGLIEPTSGSIRWSGAVQANGQKRHAMVFQRPVMLRRSALANLVHALSLGNSSRVERHARAKEALARFGLAGLARRPARNLSGGEQQRLAMARAWGLNPEVLFLDEPTSSLDPAATRAVEEMVGAFHADGMTIVMTTHDLGQARRLADEVLFLHHGRLLEQTPADEFFERPRSEAARAFIKGELLW; from the coding sequence ATGCATGGCGGCTTCTCGATCCTCCCTCTGCGGGTCGACCAACTCACTTACAGCGTGCACGGGCGGGCGCTGGTGGACGACGTCTCGTTCGAGATCGCCCGCGCCAGCCGGACGATCATCATGGGACCCAACGGCGCCGGCAAGAGCCTGACCCTCCGCCTCTGCCACGGGCTCATTGAGCCGACCTCGGGATCGATCCGCTGGAGCGGCGCCGTTCAGGCAAACGGGCAGAAGAGACACGCAATGGTCTTCCAACGGCCCGTGATGCTGCGGCGCTCGGCCTTGGCCAATCTCGTCCATGCGCTGTCTCTCGGGAACTCGTCGCGTGTCGAACGCCATGCACGGGCAAAGGAAGCGCTCGCGCGATTCGGGCTCGCGGGACTGGCGCGCAGACCCGCAAGAAATCTTTCCGGAGGCGAGCAGCAGCGCCTCGCGATGGCGCGGGCATGGGGCCTCAATCCGGAGGTGCTGTTCCTGGACGAGCCAACCTCGTCGCTCGACCCAGCGGCAACGCGGGCAGTGGAAGAGATGGTTGGGGCCTTTCATGCCGATGGCATGACCATCGTGATGACGACGCACGATCTGGGCCAGGCACGCCGTCTCGCCGACGAGGTCCTCTTTCTGCATCACGGCCGTCTACTGGAGCAGACTCCAGCCGACGAATTCTTCGAGCGCCCGCGGTCGGAAGCCGCACGCGCCTTCATCAAGGGCGAACTCTTGTGGTGA
- a CDS encoding CopD family protein: protein MDGHGTCWRIVRLLTLALLALAFQASAAFAHAALNGSVPQDGSMVETVPSVFSLVFSEPVSPLTLKLVRPDGSSTDLSGFELKDRTLEIAAPDDLGRGTHILTWRVVSADGHPVGGSVVFSIGEASAHAPTAANEVDWTVRIGVWLSKTALYAGLFIGIGGVFARTVLMPGVKAGVRPTAAALATGAVGAVLSLGFQGLDALGVPIGSLTDTRAWSAGYGTTFGSTVVVALAAFALAGIASALRGVSAKVLASVALVLGAGSLALSGHASAASPQWLMRPAVFLHAAAIAVWLGALIPLGLALRRYEATSVSALARFSKSIPVVVAVLIVAGVILAIVQVGRPEALFTTSYGRVFVVKLSLLVGLFALAAMNRWKLTAPTEAGDHSAARRLARSVAAETLIVILVFGAAAAWRFTPPPRALAAAAAEPATLHVHGPQAMADLTITPGRAGKVGVSVFVMAGDFEPLDAKEVTFVFSNPAAGIEPFRRRAERSDGGPWRADGVVLPLPGTWTVRIDVLITDFEIARLEGEISIKP from the coding sequence ATGGATGGACACGGCACATGCTGGCGGATCGTCCGGCTGCTGACGCTGGCATTGCTTGCTCTTGCTTTCCAGGCATCAGCCGCTTTCGCCCATGCCGCGCTGAACGGCAGCGTGCCGCAGGACGGATCGATGGTGGAAACCGTGCCGTCCGTGTTCTCCCTGGTGTTCAGCGAACCCGTCTCTCCGCTGACCCTGAAACTTGTCCGTCCTGACGGGTCTTCGACCGACCTGAGCGGTTTCGAGCTGAAGGACCGGACACTTGAGATTGCCGCGCCTGATGATCTTGGACGGGGAACCCATATCCTGACGTGGCGCGTCGTTTCCGCCGATGGGCATCCCGTCGGCGGGTCCGTCGTCTTCTCCATCGGCGAGGCTAGCGCTCACGCGCCCACGGCCGCCAACGAAGTCGACTGGACGGTGCGGATCGGCGTGTGGCTGAGCAAGACCGCTCTCTATGCGGGGCTGTTCATCGGTATCGGTGGCGTGTTCGCCCGCACTGTCCTGATGCCTGGCGTAAAGGCGGGCGTACGCCCCACCGCGGCCGCGCTTGCCACGGGAGCCGTCGGGGCAGTGCTGTCTCTCGGCTTCCAGGGACTGGATGCGCTAGGCGTGCCTATCGGAAGCTTGACCGACACACGTGCGTGGTCTGCCGGGTACGGGACAACCTTCGGCTCAACCGTCGTGGTCGCCCTGGCCGCGTTCGCTCTGGCCGGCATTGCGAGTGCCCTCCGGGGCGTGAGCGCAAAGGTTCTGGCCAGCGTCGCCCTGGTGCTTGGAGCCGGATCGCTTGCGCTGAGCGGCCACGCGAGCGCCGCGTCTCCGCAATGGCTGATGCGGCCTGCCGTGTTTCTTCACGCAGCGGCCATCGCCGTCTGGCTCGGCGCCCTGATCCCGCTCGGTCTGGCATTGAGGCGCTATGAAGCCACGAGCGTTTCCGCGCTGGCGCGGTTTTCGAAGTCCATCCCTGTCGTCGTGGCCGTGCTCATTGTCGCGGGGGTGATTCTGGCCATCGTGCAGGTGGGACGGCCGGAGGCCCTTTTCACCACCTCCTACGGCCGGGTGTTCGTCGTGAAGCTTTCCCTGCTGGTCGGCCTGTTCGCGCTGGCGGCCATGAACCGCTGGAAACTCACCGCTCCGACGGAGGCAGGGGATCACTCAGCCGCTCGGCGTCTCGCCCGCTCGGTCGCGGCGGAAACGCTGATAGTCATCCTCGTCTTCGGAGCGGCCGCCGCCTGGCGGTTCACGCCCCCTCCGCGGGCGCTCGCTGCGGCCGCGGCGGAGCCAGCCACGTTGCATGTCCACGGCCCGCAAGCCATGGCCGACCTGACGATCACGCCGGGTCGCGCGGGCAAGGTCGGCGTCTCCGTCTTCGTCATGGCAGGTGACTTCGAACCGCTGGATGCCAAGGAGGTCACCTTCGTCTTTTCCAACCCGGCAGCTGGGATTGAGCCGTTCCGCCGCCGCGCTGAAAGATCCGACGGTGGCCCCTGGCGAGCCGACGGCGTGGTGCTGCCGCTACCCGGGACATGGACCGTCCGCATCGACGTCCTGATCACTGACTTCGAGATCGCCCGGCTCGAGGGCGAGATCAGCATTAAGCCGTGA